Proteins encoded by one window of Syntrophorhabdaceae bacterium:
- a CDS encoding pyruvate carboxylase subunit B, translating into MNKIEFVDQTIRDAQQSLWGFTMRTDHMAPIAETMDKVGYQTIATVGSQAFTVQVRNLNEDPWERIRVLSGLITRTPIRGSYQIGSLSSFDLSTPRDIITLWIKRSVANGIKSFWICDYQTDFEKFVYFARIAKAEGAEVVPALMYTSSPAHTMEHWAHKTRWLADAKECIDRIMIEDASGVITPEDTTKLVSTVLKHCDGIPLEFHSHCNSGLAPLCYLEAIKAGVTTVHTAVEPLANGTSLPATENILRNARRLGFTSDLDEDALAAVSAHFRAIAEKEGLPMGVPQEYDLFHYEHQVPGGMMTNLTRQLREVGMEWRLNEILEEVVLVRKELGYPVMATPYSQIVGAQAVENVVSGERYKQVTDEAIKYVLGYYGEPVVPIDQNVMDRVMSLPRTKEFQNWQPQGYLKSVDKLRQEIGPELSDDDLLLRILIPGKPIKTREPGRKGAVPAVAQVVAPAMPSSGFPTEFRVDVDGEIFNVKVSPIWDGAGEVIAQPQSDDTAAKSTSASRRPKELPPGTVLCGMAGLVLSFEVKKGDRINAGDLLAVIEAMKMRRHVNAPHGGVVKDIWAREGEIVESQDILMVVE; encoded by the coding sequence ATGAACAAGATCGAATTCGTCGATCAGACAATACGTGACGCGCAACAGAGTTTGTGGGGTTTCACCATGAGGACGGATCATATGGCCCCGATTGCCGAGACCATGGACAAGGTCGGCTACCAAACGATCGCCACCGTGGGTTCGCAGGCATTTACTGTCCAGGTGCGAAACCTCAACGAGGATCCGTGGGAGAGAATCAGGGTGTTGTCCGGATTGATCACACGAACACCGATCCGTGGTTCCTATCAGATCGGAAGCCTGTCCTCATTCGATCTCAGCACACCGCGGGACATCATCACCCTCTGGATCAAGCGCTCTGTTGCGAACGGGATAAAGAGTTTCTGGATCTGTGACTACCAGACCGACTTCGAGAAGTTCGTTTACTTCGCGCGCATCGCCAAAGCTGAAGGTGCCGAAGTGGTGCCGGCCTTGATGTATACCTCGAGCCCGGCGCATACGATGGAGCACTGGGCGCATAAAACGCGGTGGCTGGCGGACGCGAAAGAGTGCATTGACCGCATCATGATAGAGGATGCGTCGGGTGTCATAACACCGGAGGACACCACGAAGCTCGTATCGACCGTGCTCAAGCATTGCGACGGCATTCCTCTCGAGTTTCATTCGCACTGCAACTCCGGGCTGGCGCCCCTCTGCTACCTGGAGGCCATCAAAGCCGGTGTCACCACCGTGCACACAGCTGTCGAGCCTCTCGCCAACGGCACCTCATTGCCTGCCACCGAGAATATCCTCAGGAACGCGCGTCGCCTCGGCTTCACGTCCGACCTGGACGAAGATGCGCTCGCAGCAGTGTCAGCCCACTTCAGAGCTATTGCTGAAAAAGAGGGCCTGCCCATGGGAGTGCCGCAGGAATACGATCTCTTTCATTATGAGCACCAGGTGCCGGGCGGGATGATGACCAACCTCACACGACAGCTCAGGGAGGTGGGAATGGAGTGGCGCCTGAACGAGATCCTGGAGGAAGTGGTCCTGGTCAGGAAGGAGCTAGGTTATCCGGTGATGGCGACGCCCTATTCGCAGATCGTGGGTGCGCAGGCAGTGGAGAACGTCGTTTCCGGTGAGCGTTATAAACAGGTGACGGATGAGGCCATCAAGTATGTTCTGGGTTATTATGGAGAGCCGGTCGTTCCAATAGACCAAAACGTCATGGACCGGGTCATGAGCTTACCAAGGACGAAAGAGTTTCAAAATTGGCAACCGCAAGGGTATCTCAAGTCGGTTGACAAGTTACGGCAGGAGATCGGTCCGGAGCTTTCCGATGATGATCTCCTGCTCAGGATACTCATTCCTGGAAAGCCAATTAAGACGAGGGAACCCGGACGCAAAGGCGCAGTGCCTGCTGTTGCGCAAGTGGTTGCACCTGCGATGCCTTCATCCGGCTTTCCGACAGAATTCCGCGTGGACGTGGATGGAGAAATATTCAATGTGAAGGTTTCACCGATATGGGACGGAGCAGGGGAAGTCATTGCGCAGCCCCAGTCGGACGACACTGCGGCGAAGTCAACAAGTGCATCTCGCCGGCCAAAGGAATTGCCGCCAGGGACCGTGCTCTGCGGGATGGCAGGATTGGTGCTTTCGTTTGAGGTGAAGAAGGGAGACCGCATAAACGCGGGGGATCTGCTGGCAGTGATCGAAGCAATGAAGATGAGGAGACATGTCAACGCACCCCATGGGGGGGTGGTGAAGGACATATGGGCTCGCGAGGGTGAAATAGTTGAGTCTCAGGATATTCTTATGGTGGTGGAATGA